Proteins from a genomic interval of Schistocerca serialis cubense isolate TAMUIC-IGC-003099 chromosome 11, iqSchSeri2.2, whole genome shotgun sequence:
- the LOC126427385 gene encoding translation initiation factor IF-2-like, whose amino-acid sequence MNKAVLALLLVLSAAALSSAAPDSAAEEYEYEDEEEAAPAPPPPPPSPARGGSRLNALLGSRGAAGGRPASPLSRGAKPAAPAKAAEPAPPPPPPQPEPAEAEEGSEEEGEEDQQAATTTTEPPKKGLVRGGVRPFRSNDDLLAALKRRRQQQVSSGGHHSGASGRSTTTTTEASAEVTASKSRSTQASGGGSRRGRFNGGGARAAAGSSSDAAVVQPPPSASGGGRSRFSGRRGAASSAAADLDASEQQADEQPAPARSGKAFRGRRQ is encoded by the exons GCTGTTGCTGGTGCTGTCGGCGGCGGCGCTGTCGTCGGCCGCCCCCGACTCGGCGGCGGAGGAGTACGAGTACGAGGACGAggaggaggcggcgccggcgccgcccccgccgcccccgtcgCCGGCCAGGGGCGGCTCGCGGCTCAACGCGCTGCTGGGCTCGAGGGGCGCCGCGGGGGGCAGGCCCGCCTCCCCGCTGAGCAGGGGGGCCAAGCCGGCCGCCCCCGCCAAGGCCGCCGAGcccgcgccgcctccgccgcccccgcagccggaGCCG GCGGAGGCTGAGGAGGGCAGCGAGGAAGAGGGTGAGGAGGATCAGCAAGCGGCCACCACGACCACCGAGCCTCCCAAGAAGGGCCTGGTGCGCGGCGGCGTGCGGCCCTTCCGCAGCAACGACGACCTGCTGGCAGCACTCAAGCGCAGGAGGCAGCAGCAg GTGTCCTCGGGTGGCCACCACAGCGGGGCGTCGGGCCGCAGCACGACCACCACCACGGAGGCGTCGGCGGAGGTGACGGCAAGCAAGAGCCGCAGCACGCAGGCCTCCGGCGGCGGCAGCCGGCGGGGGCGGTTCAACGGGGGCGGGGCGCGCGCCGCCGCCGGCTCCAGCAGCGACGCCGCCGTTGTGCAGCCGCCGCCCTCCGCCTCCGGGGGCGGCAGGAGCCGCTTCTCCGGCCGGCGCGGCGCAGCCTCCTCCGCCGCCGCGGACCTGGACGCCTCCGAGCAGCAGGCGGACGAGCAGCCCGCCCCCGCCAGGTCCGGCAAGGCGTTCCGCGGCCGCCGCCAGTGA